atttaagaagattttcaaagaatattaattaaaaacaatataaGTTTTGCATGTTTTGGTATTTACTACAACAGAGGGGGGTTTCGATTTCACCTCTAATTAGCTGGCTTTCTTCAACCCTAAACCCTACTCTCCCTCTTCGCATGCGCTCCAATCGAACCTTGAAATCCGACCAAATCTCCCATGTCAGCCGCATCCAGAGGTCTCTTTTCTCGCCTTACCCGCGTCTACATCTGCCGCATATCCCTCACGCAGGCCCCTCCCGAGCCGCCCATCTTCTGCCGCAGTCAGCTGAGAGCATTCACCGCTGAGGCAGAGAATGGTGATCCGGAGAGCTGCCGAGTCATCGAAGCAAAACCCGGGATAATGACCAGAGACTCGAAGAGGACTGGTGCAATCGCCGTTAAGTGTGGAATGACGGCGTTGTGGGACAAGTGGGGCGCCAGGATTCCCATTACCATTCTTTGGCTGGATGATAACATCGTCTCCCAGGTCAAAACCCCCGAAAAGGAAGGCTTTTGTGCACTTCAGGTTCATGAATTACTAACTGCGGTCTTCACCAACCTCCATTTGTTACATTATTTGcctctccttttttttttccttttttagtTGGTTCCGTTCAATTTGGCAATGCTCCAATTCAACCAATTTGTCTCAGCTTTAGTGTGAGTTTTTACTTGGCTGATCACCGATCACTCTGTACTAATTTTAATTAAGGGATTGTTGTGGCTTACGCGCCACAGCATTATGGCCTTAAACTTGGGTAGCATTCCTTGGATAATCCTAGCTTCTAAATGGAAAGTGTTAGGAATCAGGTGAATTATTTCGAGATTTGATTGTCTAGCTCAGATACTTTCTAGTATTTTCTGTTCCATGTTTGTCAGCATCCGCATGTATGAATTGGTATTGCAATTCCTAAAAACTAAACCAGACGAGATAAGGGGCATTTCTAGTTCTATTTTGAGGTGTCGATTTTGTGCTTCCTCAATTTTTTCTTCCTATGTATTAACTTCTCAGATTAACTCTTTCAAGGGATGTTTTCACCTGAGTTTTGTTGGATTTTTGAATGTAACCTCTATGTATGAACAAGCTGAATAGATGTGTGCTGCGTTCATGTGCTTGGTAATTTTAATTGAAGATCTAGAGTTGCAAATTTTTTTGATTGGCTTCATGTCCGGTGGTAGCTAGATTGGGTGCGGACAAAAGAAAGAGAAGCATTTGAGGATGCCTGAAGTGGGCCATTTCAGAGCGCAGGGTGTGCCCATGAAAAGGAAACTTAGGGAGTTTCCTGTAACTGAGGATGCTCTTCTTCCAGTTGGTACAACTATTGGTGTGCGCCATTTTGTTCCAGGGCAGTTTGTAGATGTCACCGGAATCACTAAAGGAAAAGGGTTCCAGGTGACAGTTTAATTATACTGCATGTGATAAGTGTCATATGCTTTTGTAGTAAGTATATCATTATTTTTCTTTCATATAACCAATTATGTGAATTATCCGCAAAAATATGACCATGTTAAGTTCGTGAAAATTGTACTTCTCGATAAAGTTGTGTTCTTCTATCTGAATATGGCATGCTATGTACAGCATAGGGCTAGTTAAACGGTGACTTCATTTTTTCTGCTTGTAGGGTGGGATG
This region of Primulina eburnea isolate SZY01 chromosome 14, ASM2296580v1, whole genome shotgun sequence genomic DNA includes:
- the LOC140812732 gene encoding large ribosomal subunit protein uL3m, which translates into the protein MSAASRGLFSRLTRVYICRISLTQAPPEPPIFCRSQLRAFTAEAENGDPESCRVIEAKPGIMTRDSKRTGAIAVKCGMTALWDKWGARIPITILWLDDNIVSQVKTPEKEGFCALQIGCGQKKEKHLRMPEVGHFRAQGVPMKRKLREFPVTEDALLPVGTTIGVRHFVPGQFVDVTGITKGKGFQGGMKRWGFKGMPASHGASLSHRSIGSTGQRDTPGKVFKGKKMPGHMGVDQRTVKNVWIHKIDPARNLMWVKGQVPGATGNFVFIKDAVYKKPDTSLLPFPTYFTPEDEDQTTLEPLIADLGDADPFMAAD